A genomic segment from Pseudosulfitobacter sp. DSM 107133 encodes:
- a CDS encoding GNAT family N-acetyltransferase yields MISLHRGRYAASVATGPEAVAQSQVLRALCFGKDEDVDAFDPLCTHILIHEVATDRLVACFRMLPLSGSEILRSYSAQYYELSALAAFEGKMVEMGRFCVHPDCGDPDVLRVAWGAMTAYVDRESVEMLFGCSSFAGTETEQYLDAFAVLKARHLGPKRWLPRVKAPDVFRFAAKLRRKPDLKKAMLRMPPLLKTYLLMGGWVSDHAVVDRQMNTLHVFTGVEIGAIPPARKKLLRAVAG; encoded by the coding sequence ATGATTTCTTTGCACCGTGGCCGCTATGCTGCCAGCGTGGCAACCGGCCCCGAAGCGGTTGCCCAGTCACAGGTGCTGCGCGCCTTGTGCTTTGGCAAGGACGAGGATGTTGATGCCTTTGATCCGCTGTGCACCCATATCCTGATTCACGAGGTCGCCACCGACCGGCTGGTGGCCTGTTTTCGCATGTTGCCCCTGAGCGGAAGCGAGATTTTACGCAGCTATTCAGCGCAGTACTACGAGCTGAGTGCGCTGGCGGCGTTTGAGGGCAAGATGGTCGAGATGGGGCGGTTTTGCGTGCATCCCGATTGTGGCGACCCTGATGTGCTGCGCGTGGCGTGGGGGGCGATGACCGCCTATGTCGACCGTGAGAGCGTGGAAATGCTGTTTGGATGTTCGTCTTTTGCAGGCACCGAGACCGAGCAGTATCTGGATGCTTTCGCGGTGCTCAAGGCGCGCCATCTGGGGCCAAAACGCTGGCTGCCAAGGGTCAAGGCGCCGGATGTGTTCCGCTTTGCCGCCAAGCTGCGGCGCAAGCCGGATCTGAAAAAGGCGATGCTGCGGATGCCGCCCTTGTTGAAGACCTACCTGCTGATGGGCGGTTGGGTCAGCGATCATGCGGTGGTGGACCGGCAGATGAACACGCTGCATGTCTTTACCGGCGTCGAGATCGGGGCGATTCCCCCCGCGCGCAAGAAACTGCTGCGGGCGGTGGCGGGGTAG
- the plsX gene encoding phosphate acyltransferase PlsX gives MTVSKDQKSFAATSTILSVDAMGGDQGPAAVVAGLSLFAKKDRDTQFILHGPVAVLTDLVAKRRNLEGRCTIIDAQGVVTMDDKPSQVVRHGKDTSMWSAIESVRDGTADVAVSCGNTGALMALSMIRLRKLPGVNRPAIAVLWPSRTPQGFNVMLDVGADIRADADDLLRYALMGASYARNGMNLQRPRIGLLNVGTEDHKGRQELKDANELIRDYQNTADFDYVGFVEGGDIQGDIADVIVTDGFTGNVAIKTGEGTAKLIGDLLKEAFKYTILSRVASLLALTSLRRLQKRIDPRGKNGGVFLGLNGTVVKSHGSADALGVAAAITLAAQLSQSHFNTKLAARVAAVLPQEDPKNEGDTA, from the coding sequence ATGACGGTCTCCAAAGACCAGAAGAGCTTTGCGGCCACGTCCACAATTCTGTCTGTTGACGCCATGGGTGGCGATCAGGGCCCGGCAGCTGTAGTTGCCGGGCTTAGTCTGTTTGCCAAGAAAGACCGTGACACGCAGTTCATCCTGCATGGGCCCGTTGCGGTGTTGACTGATCTCGTTGCCAAACGGCGCAATCTGGAAGGCCGCTGTACCATCATCGACGCCCAGGGTGTCGTGACAATGGACGACAAGCCCAGCCAGGTGGTGCGCCACGGCAAGGACACGTCGATGTGGTCGGCCATCGAATCGGTGCGCGACGGCACCGCGGATGTGGCCGTAAGCTGCGGCAATACCGGGGCGCTGATGGCGCTGTCGATGATCCGGCTGCGCAAGCTGCCCGGCGTGAACCGGCCCGCGATTGCGGTGCTGTGGCCGTCGCGCACCCCCCAGGGTTTCAATGTGATGCTGGACGTGGGCGCCGATATTCGCGCTGACGCCGATGATCTGCTAAGATACGCGCTGATGGGCGCCTCTTACGCGCGCAACGGCATGAACCTGCAACGCCCCCGCATCGGCTTGCTGAACGTCGGCACCGAGGATCACAAGGGCCGTCAGGAACTGAAAGACGCCAACGAACTGATCCGTGATTATCAGAACACGGCCGATTTCGACTATGTCGGCTTCGTCGAAGGCGGCGACATTCAGGGTGACATCGCGGATGTGATCGTGACCGACGGCTTTACCGGCAATGTCGCGATCAAGACCGGCGAAGGCACGGCCAAGCTGATCGGTGATCTGCTGAAAGAAGCGTTCAAATATACGATTCTGTCGCGCGTGGCCTCGTTGCTGGCGCTGACATCGCTGCGCCGTTTGCAAAAACGCATCGACCCGCGTGGCAAAAATGGCGGCGTTTTTCTGGGCTTGAACGGCACGGTTGTAAAATCGCACGGCTCCGCCGATGCTTTGGGTGTGGCAGCGGCGATCACTCTCGCAGCACAACTGTCCCAATCGCACTTCAATACAAAACTTGCCGCGCGCGTTGCTGCCGTGCTGCCGCAGGAAGACCCGAAAAATGAAGGAGACACCGCATGA
- the ihfA gene encoding integration host factor subunit alpha — MSDKTLTRMDLSEAVFREVGLSRNESAQLVESVLEHMSDALVAGEQVKISSFGTFSVRSKSARVGRNPKTGEEVPINPRRVLTFRPSHLMKDRVASGNKS, encoded by the coding sequence ATGTCTGACAAAACTTTGACGCGGATGGACCTGAGCGAGGCCGTTTTCCGCGAAGTAGGCCTTTCGCGCAACGAAAGTGCGCAACTGGTTGAAAGCGTGCTTGAACATATGTCCGATGCGCTGGTGGCCGGTGAACAGGTCAAGATTTCATCCTTTGGCACCTTCTCTGTGCGCAGCAAATCGGCGCGCGTGGGCCGCAACCCCAAGACCGGCGAAGAGGTTCCGATCAACCCGCGCCGCGTTCTGACGTTCCGTCCGTCACATCTGATGAAAGACCGCGTCGCTTCGGGCAACAAGTCGTAA
- a CDS encoding outer membrane protein assembly factor BamE translates to MGIGSITRIAGIGLLCLTLGACTASYRNHGYIPPEDDLNQIVVGVDTRASVEETVGPPGASGVVNGGDYFYVRSRMRSYGFRAPTEIDRQVLAISFDSAGVVSNIERFGLEKGQVVPLTRRVSESAVSNKTFLRQLLGNLGRIGPSGLGG, encoded by the coding sequence ATGGGAATAGGTTCCATCACACGGATCGCAGGTATCGGCCTGCTGTGCCTGACCTTGGGGGCTTGTACAGCAAGCTATCGCAATCACGGGTACATTCCGCCCGAAGATGATTTGAACCAGATTGTTGTGGGCGTGGACACCCGTGCCAGCGTCGAGGAAACGGTCGGACCTCCCGGGGCCAGCGGCGTTGTGAACGGGGGCGACTATTTTTATGTGCGCAGCCGGATGCGCAGCTATGGCTTCAGGGCACCAACCGAAATCGACCGTCAGGTGCTGGCAATCAGCTTTGACAGTGCAGGGGTGGTCAGCAACATCGAACGCTTTGGTCTGGAAAAAGGGCAGGTCGTGCCGCTGACCCGCCGTGTGAGCGAAAGCGCAGTATCCAACAAAACCTTCCTGCGCCAGCTTCTGGGGAACCTCGGGCGCATCGGCCCGTCCGGGCTGGGCGGCTGA
- a CDS encoding GNAT family N-acetyltransferase, whose translation MQSAGFEAALRACGAAPVRLDCGTLMLRRRVAGIPVAMLPRATLGDAATTVALARSVTRAPLLISPFSPRDLSVQGALPLVSPARQAAVRLHADPETMYAALHGKWRNRLRHGEKSGLRVRHCALPPRSDHWLLRADAAQQRARDYRAWPVPLTLGFAATTPQAAILFEAFQGADPVAALLVLRHGATATYHIGHTTDTGRSASAHNLLMWSAMCWCAQNGHHWLDLGLINTETHPGLARFKLGTGAEVKPLGGTWLHWPPLRPLRRLARLDRKRMAPPS comes from the coding sequence ATGCAAAGCGCGGGATTCGAGGCTGCCCTGCGCGCCTGTGGTGCCGCCCCCGTGCGGCTGGACTGTGGCACGTTGATGTTGCGGCGCAGGGTGGCCGGCATTCCCGTTGCCATGCTGCCCCGTGCCACGCTGGGCGATGCCGCAACCACAGTGGCACTGGCCCGCAGCGTCACCCGCGCACCGCTTCTGATCTCACCGTTTTCGCCAAGGGATCTGTCCGTGCAGGGGGCGCTGCCGCTGGTCAGCCCCGCGCGGCAGGCCGCGGTCCGGCTGCACGCCGACCCCGAAACGATGTACGCCGCTTTGCACGGAAAATGGCGTAACCGGCTGAGACACGGTGAAAAATCTGGCCTGCGCGTGCGCCATTGCGCTTTGCCGCCGCGCTCTGATCACTGGTTGCTGCGCGCGGACGCCGCCCAGCAACGCGCACGCGACTATCGGGCCTGGCCCGTGCCACTGACCTTGGGCTTTGCCGCCACCACACCGCAGGCTGCCATCTTGTTCGAGGCTTTTCAGGGGGCTGATCCTGTCGCAGCACTTCTGGTCCTGCGCCACGGCGCCACCGCCACCTATCACATTGGTCACACGACCGACACGGGCCGCTCGGCCTCGGCGCACAATCTGTTGATGTGGTCGGCAATGTGCTGGTGCGCGCAAAATGGGCACCACTGGCTGGATCTGGGGCTGATCAACACCGAAACCCACCCCGGACTGGCGCGATTCAAACTGGGCACCGGTGCCGAAGTAAAACCGCTGGGCGGCACATGGCTGCACTGGCCGCCCCTGCGCCCGCTGCGCAGACTGGCGCGGCTGGACCGCAAAAGAATGGCCCCACCCTCTTGA
- the rpmF gene encoding 50S ribosomal protein L32, whose product MAVQQNKVSKSRRNNRRAHDSLTAANPNECPNCGELKRPHHICASCGHYDDQEIVALTDDIDLDEDAA is encoded by the coding sequence ATGGCTGTTCAACAGAACAAAGTATCGAAATCGCGTCGCAACAACCGTCGCGCGCACGATTCGCTGACGGCAGCGAACCCAAATGAATGCCCGAACTGTGGCGAGCTGAAACGCCCGCACCACATCTGCGCATCCTGTGGTCACTATGACGATCAGGAAATCGTTGCCCTGACCGACGACATCGATCTGGACGAAGACGCAGCTTAA
- a CDS encoding DUF177 domain-containing protein, whose amino-acid sequence MSATPPSATALRVSSLPQNAPKLFALLPKPAEMQDIAAELGLLGLRKLRFEGQIEAMGRADWRLTGKIGATVVQPCVVTLQPVTTRIDAPVERIFLKSFTTPEGEVEVEMDEDDRTEPLGAWIDPAAVMVEALSLNLPLYPRAPDAALEQTVFTEDGLKPMTDEDARPFAGLAALRGQLDASAQTEEDSSDEDGSDKPD is encoded by the coding sequence ATGTCCGCCACCCCACCATCCGCCACCGCGCTGCGTGTGTCCAGCCTGCCGCAAAACGCGCCCAAGCTGTTTGCTCTGCTGCCCAAGCCCGCAGAAATGCAGGACATTGCCGCCGAGCTTGGCCTGTTGGGGCTGCGCAAGTTGCGCTTCGAGGGCCAGATCGAGGCGATGGGCCGGGCCGACTGGCGCCTGACCGGCAAGATTGGGGCCACTGTGGTGCAGCCCTGTGTCGTGACCCTGCAACCGGTGACCACGCGCATTGATGCACCGGTTGAGCGTATTTTCCTGAAAAGCTTCACCACGCCCGAGGGCGAGGTCGAGGTCGAAATGGACGAAGACGACCGCACCGAGCCTTTGGGGGCATGGATTGATCCCGCTGCGGTGATGGTCGAAGCGCTGAGCCTGAACCTGCCGCTTTATCCGCGCGCACCGGATGCAGCGCTTGAGCAGACCGTGTTCACCGAGGACGGCCTGAAACCGATGACCGACGAAGACGCACGCCCCTTTGCCGGCCTGGCCGCCCTGCGCGGACAGCTTGACGCCAGCGCCCAGACAGAGGAAGACAGCAGCGACGAAGACGGGTCGGACAAGCCCGACTAG
- the tyrS gene encoding tyrosine--tRNA ligase — MSYKPRSEFLNVMQQRGFVADCTDYQGLDEALMSGTRAAYIGFDATAKSLHVGSLIQIMMLRWFQKTGHQPITLMGGGTTKVGDPSFRADERPLLGPEQIDENIAGIRKVFAAYIDYDSGADNAAMMLNNAEWLDGLNYLDFLRDIGRHFSINRMLSFESVKSRLDREQSLSFLEFNYMILQAYDFMELHRRYGCVLQMGGSDQWGNIVNGIDLTRRVIDGEVYGLTSPLLTTSDGKKMGKTAGGAVWLNGDMLSPYEFWQFWRNTTDADVGRFLKLYTELPVDECDRLGALQGAEINAAKALLATEITTLLHGAAAAKAAADTAREVFEKGGVGDDLPTLTLTRDELGDGISIVQLIVKSGLAGSGKEAKRLISENGARLDDAPLTDAGLMIDAGALSSPIKLSAGKKRHALVQLG; from the coding sequence ATGTCGTACAAACCCCGTTCCGAATTTCTCAACGTCATGCAACAGCGCGGCTTTGTCGCCGACTGCACCGACTATCAAGGGCTGGACGAAGCCCTGATGAGCGGAACACGCGCCGCTTATATCGGGTTTGATGCGACGGCCAAGTCGTTGCACGTGGGGTCGCTGATCCAGATCATGATGCTGCGCTGGTTCCAGAAAACCGGCCACCAGCCGATCACCCTGATGGGCGGCGGCACGACCAAGGTGGGCGATCCGTCGTTTCGCGCGGACGAACGCCCGCTGCTGGGCCCCGAGCAGATCGACGAGAATATTGCAGGCATCCGCAAGGTCTTTGCCGCCTACATCGACTATGACAGTGGCGCGGACAATGCTGCCATGATGCTGAACAACGCCGAATGGCTGGACGGGTTGAATTACCTCGATTTCCTGCGCGATATCGGGCGGCACTTCTCGATCAACCGGATGCTGTCCTTCGAAAGCGTCAAGTCGCGGCTGGACCGCGAACAATCCCTGTCGTTCCTTGAATTCAACTACATGATCCTGCAAGCCTATGATTTCATGGAACTTCACCGCCGCTATGGCTGTGTGTTGCAGATGGGCGGCAGCGACCAGTGGGGCAATATCGTCAACGGCATCGACCTGACCCGCCGCGTGATTGACGGCGAGGTTTACGGGCTGACCTCGCCGCTGTTGACCACCAGCGACGGCAAGAAGATGGGTAAAACCGCAGGCGGTGCCGTCTGGTTGAACGGTGACATGCTGTCACCCTATGAATTCTGGCAATTCTGGCGCAACACCACCGACGCGGACGTAGGCCGGTTCCTGAAGCTCTACACCGAGCTGCCCGTCGACGAATGCGACCGTCTGGGCGCGTTGCAAGGGGCCGAGATCAACGCGGCCAAGGCGCTGCTGGCCACGGAGATCACCACGCTGCTGCACGGCGCGGCGGCGGCCAAGGCGGCAGCAGACACCGCCCGCGAGGTCTTTGAAAAAGGTGGCGTGGGCGATGACCTGCCCACCCTGACCCTGACGCGCGACGAGCTGGGCGATGGCATCTCCATCGTACAACTGATCGTCAAATCGGGACTGGCCGGTTCGGGCAAAGAGGCCAAGCGCCTGATTTCCGAAAACGGCGCCCGTCTGGACGATGCGCCGCTGACCGATGCGGGCCTGATGATCGACGCGGGCGCGCTGTCGTCCCCGATCAAGCTGAGCGCGGGCAAGAAACGGCATGCTCTGGTGCAACTGGGCTAG
- a CDS encoding MerR family transcriptional regulator has translation MSKSPDAFRTISEVADWLGVQAHVLRFWESKFSQVKPVKRAGGRRYYRPADMLLLGGIRKLLHDDGLTIKGVQKILREQGMAYVSDLSLPLDDETMEAIDAATPPTAAPPFFDPPPPMPEPKAGEVVEFPPVTPPEASDMQPEAAPEPMAEAPALEMPEAADATEMTSDEASDSQPPQDKPEAFDAALAPATPDDVADPADAEDPQPSGNEALDAAPPPLTPDDVAEHEETATVESDDSQPSENEALAAAPSPVTPDDVAEREESATVESDDSQPSEDETLAAAPPPVTPEDVAEREDSTTVESHDTPPSEGEALDAAPASATPPDALTEPQQEAQDKVFDDAAPIHSIDSQENSESATETGEAERESPEVAAAEDVMPAQDDAPVEAGTDPETQDEPDDEPADDQAVPAFLSTSKMAEDTPIQDKPEAPAPKPRVIDAPDPPAEDQIDAQASTLSALARVKRLAPEQQESLRPLLAQLTALRDRMAAGPKPRS, from the coding sequence ATGTCAAAGTCGCCTGACGCGTTCCGCACCATCTCGGAAGTGGCCGATTGGCTGGGCGTGCAGGCACATGTGCTGCGGTTCTGGGAAAGCAAGTTTTCGCAGGTCAAACCGGTCAAGCGCGCAGGCGGGCGGCGTTATTACCGTCCCGCCGACATGCTGCTGCTGGGCGGCATCCGCAAGCTGTTGCACGATGACGGCCTGACGATCAAAGGCGTCCAGAAGATCTTGCGCGAACAGGGCATGGCCTATGTGTCCGACCTGTCGCTGCCGCTTGACGACGAGACGATGGAGGCCATCGACGCCGCCACACCACCGACGGCAGCGCCCCCCTTCTTCGACCCGCCGCCCCCCATGCCCGAGCCCAAGGCGGGCGAGGTTGTCGAATTCCCGCCCGTCACACCACCAGAAGCGTCGGACATGCAACCCGAAGCAGCACCAGAGCCTATGGCCGAAGCTCCGGCGCTTGAGATGCCGGAGGCCGCTGATGCTACAGAAATGACATCAGACGAGGCGTCGGACAGCCAGCCACCTCAGGACAAACCCGAAGCATTTGATGCGGCCCTTGCTCCGGCAACGCCGGATGACGTTGCTGACCCCGCAGACGCAGAAGACCCACAGCCATCCGGGAATGAAGCCCTTGATGCTGCCCCGCCTCCGCTGACACCGGATGACGTGGCTGAACATGAAGAAACGGCAACCGTCGAATCCGATGACTCGCAACCATCAGAAAATGAAGCCCTTGCTGCCGCTCCGTCTCCGGTAACGCCGGATGACGTGGCTGAACGTGAAGAATCGGCAACCGTCGAATCCGATGACTCGCAACCATCAGAAGATGAAACCCTTGCTGCCGCCCCGCCTCCGGTAACGCCGGAGGACGTGGCTGAACGTGAAGATTCGACAACCGTTGAATCCCATGACACGCCCCCCTCAGAAGGCGAAGCCCTTGATGCGGCACCCGCATCTGCAACGCCACCGGACGCACTGACAGAACCACAGCAAGAGGCGCAAGACAAAGTCTTTGACGACGCCGCCCCGATACACAGCATTGATTCGCAAGAAAATTCCGAATCTGCGACGGAAACCGGTGAGGCCGAGAGAGAATCCCCAGAGGTCGCCGCAGCCGAGGACGTCATGCCAGCACAGGACGATGCGCCTGTCGAAGCAGGCACAGACCCTGAAACACAAGATGAACCCGACGATGAGCCCGCCGACGATCAAGCCGTGCCTGCCTTCCTCAGCACGTCCAAAATGGCAGAAGACACGCCAATCCAGGACAAACCCGAGGCTCCGGCCCCCAAACCGCGTGTCATAGATGCGCCCGATCCTCCGGCCGAGGACCAGATTGACGCGCAGGCCAGCACGCTCAGCGCGCTTGCC
- a CDS encoding beta-ketoacyl-ACP synthase III — protein sequence MTLRAVVTGVGHFLPERVVPNAEFEKTLDTSDEWIRARSGIENRHFAGENDTTSSMAVAAANAALADAGCTAEDVDAIIVATSTADLTFPSAATMVQAGLGMTRGFAFDVQAVCAGFVYALANASALIASGQAKRVLVIGSETFSRIMDWTDRGTCVLFGDGAGALLLEAQEGTGTSADRGILATDLNSDGRHKDLLYVDGGSSTGTTGYLRMQGNQVFRHAVEKLASTAQTAMDRAGVTAEDVDWIVPHQANIRIIQGTAKKMNIGMDRVVVTVQDHGNTSAASIPLALSVGKQRGQIKQGDLLVTEAIGGGLAWGAVVLRW from the coding sequence ATGACCCTAAGAGCCGTGGTTACAGGTGTCGGGCATTTCCTGCCCGAGCGGGTCGTGCCGAACGCTGAATTTGAAAAGACGCTGGACACGTCGGACGAATGGATTCGCGCCCGTTCCGGCATTGAAAACCGTCATTTCGCCGGCGAAAACGATACAACCTCGTCGATGGCCGTGGCCGCCGCAAACGCCGCGTTGGCTGATGCAGGCTGCACGGCTGAAGATGTCGATGCGATCATCGTCGCCACCTCGACCGCCGATCTGACCTTTCCCTCTGCCGCCACCATGGTGCAGGCCGGTCTGGGTATGACGCGCGGTTTTGCCTTTGACGTACAGGCCGTCTGTGCCGGATTTGTCTATGCGCTGGCCAACGCCAGTGCCTTGATTGCCTCGGGTCAGGCCAAGCGCGTGCTGGTCATCGGATCGGAAACCTTCAGCCGCATCATGGACTGGACCGACCGGGGCACCTGCGTGCTGTTCGGTGACGGTGCAGGCGCGTTGCTGCTTGAGGCGCAAGAAGGCACCGGCACCAGCGCCGATCGTGGTATTCTGGCAACCGACCTGAACTCGGACGGGCGTCACAAGGATCTGCTTTATGTCGATGGCGGGTCCAGCACCGGCACCACCGGCTATCTGCGGATGCAGGGCAATCAGGTGTTCCGCCATGCGGTCGAAAAGCTCGCCTCGACCGCGCAAACCGCAATGGATCGCGCCGGCGTGACGGCCGAAGATGTCGATTGGATTGTGCCACATCAGGCCAATATCCGCATCATTCAGGGCACCGCGAAAAAGATGAACATCGGCATGGATCGTGTCGTTGTCACCGTCCAGGACCACGGCAATACCTCGGCGGCGTCGATCCCGCTGGCGCTGTCGGTGGGCAAGCAACGCGGCCAGATCAAACAGGGCGACCTGTTGGTCACCGAAGCCATTGGCGGCGGTCTGGCCTGGGGCGCTGTCGTCCTGCGCTGGTAA
- a CDS encoding ATP-binding cassette domain-containing protein codes for MARIPLLQLNEISLTFGGDPVFENLSMIVQPGDRLALVGRNGSGKSTLMKVAGGLVEPDKGEVIAGPGVSVGYMEQDPDLSGYATLGDFASATLDEGELYKVERAGEGLKFDPARAVETASGGERRRAALARLMAEEPELMLLDEPTNHLDIEAIGWLENELKQTRAGFMIISHDRAFLRALTRATMWIDRGVVRRQEKGFEHFEEWRDKVWEDEDMQRHKLNRKIKAEARWAVEGISARRKRNQGRVRALGELRAERASQINRQGAAAMALDAGTKSGRKVIEAEGITKVYGDKVILNPFDITVMRGDRIALVGPNGVGKTTLLNMMIGKETPDSGTIKLGTNLEIALFDQARAQLDPDMSLWDSLTGDPDMRVSGKADQVMVRGNPKHVIGYLKEFLFDEAQARAPVRSLSGGEKARLLLAKIMAKPSNMLVLDEPTNDLDVETLDLLQDLLGQYDGTVLLVSHDRDFLDRVAVTTIALEGKGKATVYAGGWSDYMAQRDQDDFAGSVVKSRQTAARETAAAAATPAKSGLSFTEKHRLDVLPKEIARLEAEIAKLEELMSDPELFTREPVKFQKATDALVARHEKLQEAEEEWLLLEEKAEA; via the coding sequence ATGGCACGTATACCCCTTTTGCAACTGAATGAAATTTCTCTGACCTTCGGAGGCGATCCGGTGTTCGAGAACCTGTCGATGATCGTCCAGCCGGGCGACCGTCTGGCGCTGGTCGGGCGCAACGGCTCGGGCAAGTCGACCTTGATGAAGGTTGCCGGCGGTCTGGTCGAACCCGACAAGGGCGAGGTCATCGCCGGACCCGGCGTGTCGGTTGGCTATATGGAGCAGGATCCGGACCTGTCGGGCTATGCCACCTTGGGTGATTTCGCCTCGGCTACGCTGGACGAGGGAGAGTTGTACAAGGTGGAACGCGCGGGCGAGGGGTTGAAATTTGACCCTGCGCGTGCGGTTGAAACGGCTTCGGGCGGGGAACGGCGGCGCGCGGCGCTGGCACGGCTGATGGCGGAAGAGCCGGAGCTGATGCTGCTGGACGAGCCGACCAACCACCTGGACATCGAGGCCATCGGCTGGCTGGAAAACGAGCTGAAGCAGACCCGTGCCGGGTTCATGATCATCAGCCACGACCGTGCATTCCTGCGTGCGTTGACGCGAGCGACGATGTGGATCGACCGCGGCGTTGTACGGCGTCAGGAGAAGGGCTTTGAGCACTTCGAGGAATGGCGCGACAAGGTCTGGGAAGACGAGGACATGCAGCGCCACAAGCTGAACCGCAAGATCAAGGCCGAGGCCCGTTGGGCGGTCGAAGGCATCAGCGCGCGGCGCAAGCGCAACCAGGGCCGTGTGCGTGCCCTGGGCGAATTGCGCGCCGAGCGGGCGTCGCAGATCAACCGTCAGGGCGCGGCAGCCATGGCGCTGGATGCGGGCACCAAATCGGGCCGCAAGGTGATCGAAGCGGAAGGAATTACAAAGGTTTACGGGGACAAGGTGATCCTGAACCCCTTTGACATCACTGTCATGCGTGGCGACCGGATTGCGCTGGTCGGCCCCAACGGCGTGGGGAAAACCACGTTGCTGAACATGATGATCGGCAAGGAAACACCGGACAGCGGCACCATCAAGCTGGGCACCAATCTGGAGATTGCCCTGTTCGATCAGGCGCGCGCACAGCTGGACCCGGACATGAGCCTGTGGGATTCGCTGACCGGCGACCCCGACATGCGCGTCAGCGGCAAGGCCGATCAGGTCATGGTGCGTGGCAACCCAAAGCATGTGATCGGCTATCTCAAGGAATTCCTGTTCGATGAGGCACAGGCGCGTGCGCCGGTGCGGTCGCTGTCGGGCGGGGAAAAGGCGCGGCTGCTGCTGGCCAAAATCATGGCCAAACCCAGCAACATGCTGGTGCTGGACGAACCGACCAATGATCTGGACGTGGAAACGCTGGACCTGTTGCAGGACTTGTTGGGGCAATATGACGGCACCGTGCTGTTGGTCAGCCACGACCGCGATTTTCTGGACCGCGTGGCGGTGACCACCATCGCGCTGGAAGGCAAGGGCAAGGCGACCGTCTATGCGGGCGGTTGGTCGGATTACATGGCGCAGCGGGATCAGGATGATTTCGCGGGCAGCGTTGTGAAATCCCGCCAGACAGCGGCGCGCGAAACTGCGGCGGCGGCTGCGACCCCTGCGAAATCGGGGCTCAGCTTTACCGAAAAGCACCGGCTTGACGTGCTGCCCAAGGAAATCGCACGGCTGGAGGCCGAGATTGCCAAGCTCGAAGAGTTGATGAGCGATCCCGAGCTGTTCACCCGCGAGCCGGTGAAGTTCCAGAAAGCCACCGATGCCTTGGTGGCACGCCACGAAAAGCTGCAAGAAGCCGAGGAAGAGTGGCTGTTGCTGGAAGAAAAGGCCGAGGCCTGA